One region of Miscanthus floridulus cultivar M001 chromosome 19, ASM1932011v1, whole genome shotgun sequence genomic DNA includes:
- the LOC136529915 gene encoding protein GLUTAMINE DUMPER 5-like, producing the protein MRPERVGGVAPTVLMAGGGGARPSLWRTPTPYLFLGFAVMMGLIVVALLVLICTRRKAAASSADDEKAASVRGVLVPLDREPRVVVIMAGDALPSFIAIASAMKPLAFAAPAGAEAV; encoded by the coding sequence ATGAGGCCGGAGAGAGTTGGAGGTGTGGCGCCGACGGTGCTAATggctggtggcggcggcgcgcggccgaGCCTGTGGAGGACGCCGACGCCGTACCTCTTCCTGGGGTTCGCGGTGATGATGGGCCTCATCGTGGTGGCGCTGCTAGTGCTCATCTGCACGCGCCGCAAGGCGGCGGCGTCGTCGGCCGACGACGAGAAGGCGGCGTCAGTGCGCGGGGTGCTGGTGCCGCTGGACCGGGAGCCCAGGGTCGTGGTGATCATGGCCGGCGACGCCCTGCCGTCCTTCATCGCCATCGCCAGCGCCATGAAGCCGCTCGCCTTCGCCGCACCGGCCGGGGCCGAGGCCGTGTAG